In Remersonia thermophila strain ATCC 22073 chromosome 5, whole genome shotgun sequence, the following proteins share a genomic window:
- a CDS encoding mitochondrial 54S ribosomal protein mL49, which translates to MLRPTNLLRLIGAPIRSQPLQSAPGLVLARRFVATQTSSPSSTSPEPPIAAATTPAATTLPDAAPSPSSSTTSTASSSPSPKPQKSPVIEVLSKTRPALPYLVNRTPSNELPVYQVKKPHGKKFTRVKKVDGNLVQFRLALADALGIQDPKQIKADHVKHFFIVPGHRKEEITKWLLEQGF; encoded by the exons ATGTTGCGACCGACAAACCTCCTGCGGCTCATTGGGGCCCCAATCCGAAGCCAACCCCTCCAGTCTGCCCCGGGCCTGGTCCTGGCCAGGAGATTCGTCGCAACGCAAACctcttccccgtcctcgACATCCCCAGAACCTCCGATCGCAGCAGCGACAACACCGGCCGCAACCACCCTCCCAGACGCCGCCCCGTCACCCAGCTCttcgaccacctcgaccgcctctTCTAGCCCGAGTCCCAAACCCCAAAAGAGCCCCGTTATCGAGGTTCTCAGCAAGACGCGGCCCGCCCTCCCTTACCTCGTCAACCGCACCCCCTCGAACGAGCTCCCGGTATACCAGGTCAAAAAGCCGCACGGCAAGAAGTTTACCAGGGTCAAGAAGGTCGACGGCAACCTGGTACAGTTCCGCCTagccctggccgacgcgctcGGCATCCAAGACCCCAAGCAGATCAAAGCCGACCATGTGAAACACTTCTTCATTGTTCCT GGTCATCGCAAGGAGGAGATAACAAAGtggctgctcgagcagggtTTCTGA